A single region of the Opitutus sp. genome encodes:
- a CDS encoding DNA gyrase/topoisomerase IV subunit A yields the protein MPKRQDPHDDQPELPLNTPAAPDSGLPVDAAGTTPAAADEPAPGAAEASVELVAAEPEAPKTNENAPLAHSYQKWFLEYASYVILDRAVPHIDDGLKPVQRRILHTFWEQDDGRFHKVANIVGACMRFHPHGDASIGAALVGMGQRAYLVEPQGNFGNVLTGDDAAAPRYIEARLTPFAREVLFNPKTTIWQASYDGRAKEPVTLPAKFPIVLLDGAEGIAVGLSTKILPHNFNDLCRCAINHLQGKRFKLVPDFPSGGIADFSGYNDGERGAKVKVRAKMETRGKYQIAITELPYGTSTVSLIESILAANAKGKIKIKHVDDNTADTVEILVHLPQGADADQVINQLYVFTDCQVSLSPAACVIDTIDGQDKPVFLGVSEILRRSVDRTVQLLKQELDIKLGELEQQWHWDNLERIFIEERIYRRIEQSKTWESVLAEIHAGLKPFIAKLRRAVTDEDVTRLTEIRIKRISAFNRFKADEAIKAIEDEIKQTKFDLAHLTEFAIKWFETLHEKYGKGRKRRTTCDEVEQISAAQVVVANQKLYVNRDEGFVGLNWRQHEFVVECTILDDVVCFMADATCKVVKVADKVFVGKDIQHLHVVAKDGDDRFYTVVYQDKESGKAFAKRFQLGGTTREKAYNLAASEGSKLVFFDETKNIESMPKKLRIELSGRCTARVKDFEFDLSELTVGSRNAKGATVTTYPVKAVKRA from the coding sequence ATGCCTAAACGCCAAGATCCCCACGACGACCAGCCCGAGCTGCCGCTCAACACGCCCGCTGCCCCCGACTCCGGCCTTCCTGTCGATGCTGCCGGCACCACGCCTGCCGCCGCCGATGAGCCCGCACCGGGCGCAGCCGAAGCCTCCGTCGAACTCGTCGCCGCCGAACCCGAGGCGCCCAAGACCAACGAAAACGCCCCGCTCGCCCACTCCTACCAGAAGTGGTTTCTGGAATACGCCAGCTACGTCATCCTCGACCGCGCCGTCCCCCACATCGACGACGGCTTAAAACCCGTCCAGCGCCGCATCCTTCACACCTTCTGGGAGCAGGACGACGGGCGTTTCCACAAGGTCGCCAACATCGTTGGCGCCTGCATGCGTTTCCATCCCCACGGCGACGCCTCCATCGGTGCGGCGCTGGTCGGCATGGGCCAACGCGCCTACCTGGTCGAGCCGCAGGGTAACTTTGGCAACGTGCTCACCGGCGACGACGCGGCCGCCCCGCGTTACATCGAGGCCCGCCTCACGCCCTTCGCCCGCGAGGTGTTGTTCAACCCCAAGACCACGATCTGGCAGGCCAGCTACGACGGCCGCGCCAAGGAGCCGGTCACGCTCCCCGCCAAGTTTCCCATCGTGCTGCTCGACGGCGCCGAGGGCATCGCGGTCGGCCTTTCGACGAAAATCCTGCCGCACAATTTCAACGACCTGTGCCGCTGCGCGATCAATCACCTTCAGGGTAAACGCTTCAAACTCGTTCCCGACTTCCCCTCCGGCGGCATCGCCGACTTCTCCGGCTACAACGACGGCGAGCGCGGGGCCAAAGTAAAAGTCCGCGCCAAGATGGAGACGCGCGGCAAATACCAGATCGCCATCACCGAGCTGCCCTACGGCACCTCGACCGTGTCACTCATCGAGTCGATCCTCGCCGCCAACGCCAAGGGTAAGATCAAGATCAAACACGTCGACGACAACACCGCCGACACCGTCGAGATCCTCGTCCACCTGCCGCAGGGCGCCGATGCCGACCAGGTGATTAACCAGCTCTACGTTTTTACCGACTGCCAGGTGTCCCTCTCGCCGGCGGCCTGCGTCATCGACACTATCGACGGCCAGGACAAACCGGTATTCCTCGGTGTATCCGAAATCCTCCGCCGCTCGGTGGACCGCACCGTGCAGCTCCTCAAGCAGGAGCTCGACATCAAGCTCGGCGAGCTCGAGCAGCAGTGGCACTGGGACAACTTGGAGCGCATTTTCATCGAGGAGCGCATCTACCGCCGCATCGAACAGTCGAAGACCTGGGAAAGCGTGCTGGCCGAGATCCACGCCGGCCTAAAACCCTTCATCGCCAAACTTCGCCGCGCCGTCACCGACGAGGATGTTACCCGCCTGACCGAGATCCGCATCAAGCGCATCTCCGCCTTCAACCGCTTCAAGGCCGACGAGGCGATCAAGGCGATCGAAGACGAGATCAAACAAACCAAGTTCGACCTGGCGCACCTCACCGAGTTTGCGATCAAGTGGTTCGAAACCCTGCACGAGAAGTACGGTAAGGGTCGCAAGCGCCGCACCACCTGTGACGAGGTCGAGCAGATCAGTGCCGCTCAGGTGGTGGTCGCCAACCAGAAGCTCTACGTGAACCGCGACGAAGGTTTTGTGGGCCTGAACTGGCGCCAGCACGAGTTCGTGGTCGAGTGCACGATCTTGGACGACGTGGTCTGCTTTATGGCCGATGCGACCTGCAAAGTCGTGAAGGTGGCCGACAAGGTTTTTGTCGGCAAAGACATCCAGCACCTACACGTCGTGGCGAAGGACGGCGACGACCGGTTTTACACGGTGGTTTACCAGGACAAGGAAAGCGGCAAGGCCTTCGCCAAACGCTTCCAACTCGGCGGCACCACGCGTGAAAAAGCGTACAACCTCGCCGCCAGCGAAGGTTCGAAACTGGTGTTCTTTGACGAGACGAAGAACATCGAATCGATGCCGAAAAAACTGCGCATCGAGCTGAGCGGCCGCTGCACGGCACGGGTTAAAGACTTCGAGTTCGACCTCTCGGAGCTGACGGTGGGAAGTCGTAACGCCAAAGGCGCGACAGTCACGACCTACCCGGTAAAAGCGGTCAAGCGGGCGTAA
- a CDS encoding DUF2157 domain-containing protein, whose protein sequence is MNNSRHRWLLEQLPQWEREGLLTADAARTLRERHAPDASQLGLAQLVMGSLGALLIGAGLIAVIGYNWDDFSLPVRLLFAFLPLLLTQVFSFRVLQRGDAGAAWVRETAPVLQAFAAGASIALVSQIYNLGGEWPDFLFWWFLLSLPLTWVLRSHAVAIFYLVTTAIWSVNQVVPGRPWQDSPLIYPLLLLGLLPYWPGWPRKEAPSISLRWVMTLSAFIGLASAAVFVTQQSGDYSRYHSGAFLWLWTLTAAAIALFPLNQAGIEEASGRKPQVVLGSLWLLGYGVAATFRDASNDILKGASHALELPWCWGLLAVLAGFALHAGVRRRWAVLAIASVALLPLISVPFVDEAKTGSSLLSWLATLHLSGIGITLILLDFIGKRGASRLGALLLSVLIIARMADSHFSLLAKGLAFIAVGVAFLAFNFFMSRQHRQQHAAQA, encoded by the coding sequence ATGAACAACTCCCGCCACCGTTGGCTGCTTGAACAACTCCCTCAATGGGAGCGTGAAGGACTTCTCACTGCCGACGCGGCGCGTACCCTGCGCGAACGGCATGCGCCGGATGCCTCGCAGCTGGGGCTGGCGCAGCTCGTCATGGGTTCGCTCGGGGCGCTGCTCATCGGTGCCGGACTGATCGCCGTGATCGGCTACAACTGGGATGATTTCTCCCTCCCGGTGCGTTTGTTATTCGCATTTTTACCGCTGTTGCTGACCCAGGTTTTCAGTTTTCGTGTGCTGCAACGCGGCGATGCCGGCGCGGCATGGGTACGCGAAACGGCGCCCGTGCTTCAGGCCTTTGCAGCCGGGGCGTCCATCGCCTTGGTCTCGCAAATTTACAATCTCGGCGGGGAGTGGCCGGACTTTCTGTTCTGGTGGTTCCTGCTGAGTCTTCCGCTAACCTGGGTGCTGCGCTCGCATGCGGTGGCCATTTTCTACCTCGTTACCACCGCGATCTGGAGCGTGAATCAAGTCGTGCCCGGCAGGCCTTGGCAGGATAGCCCGCTGATTTATCCGCTGTTGTTGCTCGGTCTGCTGCCTTACTGGCCGGGCTGGCCACGCAAGGAAGCGCCCTCGATTTCGTTGCGCTGGGTGATGACGCTCAGCGCCTTCATCGGGCTGGCAAGCGCGGCAGTGTTCGTGACTCAACAGTCCGGTGATTACTCCCGTTACCATTCCGGGGCCTTCCTCTGGTTATGGACGCTGACCGCCGCGGCCATCGCCCTGTTTCCGCTCAATCAAGCCGGCATTGAAGAAGCCAGCGGTCGCAAGCCGCAGGTCGTACTGGGTTCACTTTGGCTGCTCGGTTACGGCGTGGCGGCCACGTTCCGCGATGCGAGTAACGACATTCTTAAGGGGGCTTCTCATGCGCTGGAACTGCCATGGTGCTGGGGGCTGCTGGCCGTGCTCGCGGGGTTTGCGCTGCATGCCGGGGTGCGTCGCCGCTGGGCCGTTTTGGCCATCGCGTCGGTGGCGTTGCTGCCGCTGATCTCGGTTCCATTCGTGGATGAAGCCAAAACCGGCAGCTCGCTGTTGTCGTGGCTGGCCACGCTGCACCTTTCCGGTATCGGCATCACGCTCATCCTGCTCGATTTTATCGGTAAACGCGGCGCCTCCCGACTCGGTGCCTTGCTGCTGTCGGTGCTGATCATCGCCCGCATGGCGGACAGCCATTTTTCGCTGCTCGCCAAAGGCCTGGCCTTCATCGCCGTGGGCGTCGCCTTCCTCGCCTTTAACTTCTTCATGAGTCGCCAGCATCGCCAGCAACACGCCGCCCAAGCATGA
- a CDS encoding GDYXXLXY domain-containing protein: MKTLSIIIFGLAALAQWLVPLTGIMQHEQTLAEGTLVKLKCSAPDPYDPLRGRYLAVRPEQREVSVPAGAKLKRGMQVYASLSIGTDGLASVSHLSLEPPKSGDFIRLKSGYVHNEKTQLEWPFSRFYLNEKLAPEADRWFAENLRSSKGIIAEVRVLNGRAVLADLSFDGKSFREILKERESKPRGVVR; the protein is encoded by the coding sequence ATGAAAACCCTCTCCATTATCATCTTCGGCCTCGCCGCACTCGCGCAATGGCTGGTGCCGCTCACGGGCATTATGCAACACGAGCAAACCCTGGCCGAAGGCACGCTCGTAAAACTCAAATGCAGCGCCCCCGATCCCTACGATCCGCTGCGCGGCCGGTATCTCGCCGTGAGGCCTGAACAGCGCGAGGTCAGCGTGCCTGCGGGCGCGAAATTGAAACGTGGCATGCAGGTTTATGCATCACTGAGCATCGGCACCGATGGCCTGGCGAGTGTCAGCCATTTATCCCTCGAGCCACCCAAGAGCGGTGATTTTATCCGCTTGAAGTCGGGCTACGTGCATAACGAAAAGACCCAGCTTGAGTGGCCCTTCTCGCGCTTTTACCTCAACGAAAAACTCGCCCCTGAAGCCGACCGCTGGTTTGCCGAAAACCTCCGCAGTTCCAAAGGCATTATCGCCGAGGTGCGCGTGCTCAACGGCCGCGCCGTGCTGGCCGATCTCAGCTTCGACGGTAAATCCTTCCGCGAGATTCTCAAGGAACGGGAGAGTAAGCCTAGAGGGGTAGTCCGCTGA
- a CDS encoding PIN domain-containing protein — protein sequence MIARLDRLRVVIPELEPFDEEAAWHAGRLRAYLETLKPNAQPIGPYDVLIAGQALSLGAMLVTRNLDEFRRVPGLLIENWETD from the coding sequence CTGATCGCCCGCCTAGACCGGTTGCGGGTCGTCATTCCGGAATTGGAACCCTTCGACGAGGAGGCCGCTTGGCATGCCGGCCGGTTGCGCGCCTATCTGGAAACCCTCAAGCCCAACGCCCAGCCCATAGGACCTTATGACGTGCTCATCGCAGGCCAAGCCCTGAGCTTGGGCGCTATGCTGGTCACCCGTAACCTCGATGAATTCAGGCGCGTCCCCGGACTCCTCATCGAAAACTGGGAAACCGATTGA
- a CDS encoding type II toxin-antitoxin system RelE/ParE family toxin → MKPHLFHPEADAEYADSALYYAEHGEDLGGRFYDEIERVIAEIAAAPHRFRQYDPPARRNLARDFPYAVVYLDEPDRIWIVAVMPLRRAPDYWKHRLE, encoded by the coding sequence GTGAAGCCGCATCTGTTCCATCCCGAGGCGGACGCGGAATACGCGGATTCGGCCCTTTATTACGCCGAACATGGCGAGGACTTAGGCGGTAGGTTTTATGACGAGATCGAGCGGGTGATCGCCGAGATAGCTGCCGCGCCCCATCGCTTCCGCCAGTATGACCCTCCTGCGCGTCGCAATCTAGCCCGCGACTTCCCTTATGCCGTGGTGTACCTCGACGAGCCGGATCGTATCTGGATTGTTGCCGTCATGCCCTTGCGACGCGCCCCCGACTACTGGAAGCATCGCCTGGAATAA
- a CDS encoding addiction module antitoxin RelB — translation MTIDQIVEEIRSLPHDVVADLVDRVLFESHGGQDSALTRDWSATVQHRIEEIRSGAVVGIPGEVTAAKIRRIVGR, via the coding sequence ATGACCATTGATCAAATCGTGGAGGAGATCCGCTCCCTGCCGCATGACGTGGTGGCCGACTTGGTGGACCGGGTCTTGTTTGAATCGCACGGGGGCCAAGACAGCGCACTCACTCGCGACTGGTCAGCCACGGTGCAGCACCGCATCGAAGAAATCCGCAGCGGTGCCGTTGTTGGTATCCCAGGTGAGGTGACGGCCGCGAAGATTCGCCGGATCGTAGGCCGGTGA
- a CDS encoding creatininase family protein gives MQALGFRQFAVLNTHGGNTPVVVTTLREIQAMAGVRAGMLSGYYQPVQEPQEAAFGFHAGEWETSLMLAGAPEWVRMDRAVCEYPAQLDAPGGLRPEGGAAVFAWKTADISKSGVMGDATRATAEKGARWLDEAAAALARKLTALLAG, from the coding sequence CTGCAGGCGCTCGGTTTCCGGCAGTTCGCGGTGTTAAACACCCATGGTGGCAACACCCCGGTTGTCGTGACCACGCTGCGCGAGATTCAGGCCATGGCTGGCGTGCGCGCCGGCATGTTGAGTGGGTATTATCAACCCGTGCAGGAGCCGCAGGAGGCGGCGTTTGGGTTTCATGCCGGCGAGTGGGAAACCTCGCTCATGCTGGCCGGCGCGCCCGAGTGGGTGCGTATGGACCGCGCAGTCTGCGAATACCCGGCTCAACTCGATGCGCCCGGCGGCCTGCGACCTGAAGGCGGGGCGGCGGTGTTTGCGTGGAAAACCGCGGATATTTCCAAAAGCGGCGTGATGGGTGACGCCACCCGCGCGACGGCCGAAAAAGGCGCCCGTTGGCTCGACGAAGCCGCGGCGGCTCTCGCCCGCAAACTCACGGCGCTACTCGCCGGGTAG
- a CDS encoding TIGR00730 family Rossman fold protein, which yields MTKLLCVYCSSSARLDPKYYEVGERLGREMVAEGWGLIYGGGNVGLMGAVARSVKEAGGVVVGVIPDFMQLRELAYAESTELVIVPTMRERKRIMAERAHAFLTLPGGIGTLEEMTEIMSERYLNLTQKPLVLLNQDGFYDDLLRFFERMVEEKFKSHGLAELLAVAPTVAEVWPLLNQPKDYQTDPIWK from the coding sequence ATGACCAAGCTCCTGTGTGTTTACTGTTCGTCCAGCGCCCGGCTCGACCCGAAGTATTACGAGGTCGGTGAACGTTTGGGGCGCGAAATGGTGGCGGAGGGCTGGGGCTTGATTTACGGGGGCGGCAACGTCGGGCTCATGGGCGCGGTGGCCCGCAGCGTGAAGGAGGCTGGCGGAGTCGTGGTGGGCGTGATCCCTGACTTCATGCAGTTGCGCGAACTCGCCTACGCCGAATCGACCGAACTGGTGATCGTGCCCACCATGCGGGAGCGCAAACGCATCATGGCGGAACGCGCCCATGCGTTCCTCACCCTGCCTGGCGGTATCGGCACACTCGAAGAAATGACCGAGATCATGAGCGAGCGTTACCTCAACCTCACGCAGAAGCCGTTGGTGTTGCTCAATCAGGATGGGTTTTACGATGACTTGCTGCGCTTCTTCGAGCGCATGGTGGAGGAGAAATTCAAGTCACACGGCTTGGCCGAACTGCTCGCCGTCGCCCCGACCGTCGCCGAGGTGTGGCCGCTGTTGAACCAGCCCAAGGACTACCAGACCGACCCGATCTGGAAATAA
- the gluQRS gene encoding tRNA glutamyl-Q(34) synthetase GluQRS — MVNSRSSYLGRLAPSPTGLLHLGHARTFWVAHQRAQAAGGRLLLRNDDLDAVRIRRDFVAAMLEDLRWLGLTWEEPMITQSERLPHYRAALVKLHAAGLIFPCAHSRRELAEASVSAPHEGANLDEPLYPPAFRPAVGEPLPPLDAAGWGTNWRFRVPDGEVLSFTDGHFGAQEAVAGRDFGDFLVWRKDGVPSYQLACAVDDAELAITEVVRGADLIKSTFRQLLLIRALGHEVPAYHHCPLVLDERGERLAKRHDALALRTLRAQGVAPAKLLA; from the coding sequence GTGGTGAACTCCCGCTCCAGTTACCTTGGCCGTTTGGCACCTTCGCCAACTGGTCTCCTACACCTCGGCCATGCGCGCACCTTTTGGGTCGCCCACCAACGCGCCCAGGCCGCCGGGGGCCGTCTCCTCCTGCGCAACGACGACCTCGACGCCGTACGCATCCGCCGTGATTTCGTCGCCGCGATGCTCGAAGATCTGCGCTGGCTCGGCCTCACTTGGGAGGAGCCGATGATCACCCAAAGCGAGCGCCTGCCGCATTACCGCGCCGCCCTCGTTAAACTGCATGCAGCGGGGCTCATTTTCCCCTGCGCCCATTCGCGCCGCGAACTCGCCGAGGCGTCCGTCTCCGCGCCCCACGAAGGCGCGAACCTCGACGAGCCGCTGTATCCGCCCGCGTTTCGTCCGGCCGTGGGCGAGCCATTGCCACCCCTTGACGCCGCAGGGTGGGGCACCAATTGGCGTTTTCGTGTCCCCGACGGCGAAGTTTTATCGTTCACCGACGGGCATTTCGGCGCGCAGGAGGCGGTGGCAGGGCGGGATTTTGGCGACTTCTTGGTGTGGCGCAAAGACGGCGTTCCCAGTTACCAACTGGCCTGCGCGGTGGACGACGCGGAACTGGCCATCACCGAGGTGGTGCGCGGCGCCGACCTGATAAAATCCACCTTCCGCCAACTGCTGCTGATTCGCGCGTTGGGTCATGAGGTGCCAGCGTATCATCATTGTCCGCTGGTGTTGGACGAGCGCGGTGAGCGCCTAGCGAAGCGCCACGACGCGCTGGCCTTGCGAACGCTGCGCGCCCAAGGCGTCGCGCCCGCTAAGCTGCTCGCATGA
- the msrA gene encoding peptide-methionine (S)-S-oxide reductase MsrA: MPKLESLVVGGGCFWCVEAAFELLAGVEAVVSGYAGGVRPNPTYEQVCAGVSGHAEVVRIDYDPALITLDTLLDYFWVIHDPTTLNRQGADEGTQYRSVVFYADAAQKAAAEAALARANPGWGGRIVTQLAPLETFYEAEVYHQDYFRLNPHGGYCQAVIRPKIDKLRQALGGSKI, translated from the coding sequence ATGCCTAAACTTGAATCCCTAGTTGTTGGCGGTGGTTGTTTCTGGTGCGTGGAGGCAGCCTTTGAATTGTTGGCCGGTGTCGAGGCCGTGGTGAGCGGATACGCGGGTGGAGTGCGGCCGAATCCGACCTACGAACAGGTTTGCGCCGGCGTATCTGGCCACGCCGAGGTGGTACGTATCGATTACGATCCGGCGCTCATTACTCTGGATACGTTGCTCGACTATTTTTGGGTGATCCACGATCCGACGACGCTTAACCGCCAAGGCGCCGACGAGGGCACGCAGTATCGCTCGGTGGTTTTTTATGCGGATGCCGCGCAGAAGGCTGCCGCCGAGGCCGCGCTGGCCCGCGCCAACCCTGGCTGGGGCGGGCGGATAGTCACCCAGCTCGCGCCGCTGGAGACGTTTTACGAAGCCGAGGTTTATCATCAGGACTATTTTCGGCTCAACCCCCACGGGGGGTATTGCCAGGCGGTGATCCGGCCCAAGATCGACAAGCTGCGCCAGGCGCTCGGCGGGAGTAAGATTTAA
- the ribB gene encoding 3,4-dihydroxy-2-butanone-4-phosphate synthase, protein MNSPASPFDSVEDALAAIAAGQMVIVADDEDRENEGDLIMAASKATPEAINMMVRYGSGIVCVPMLGTSLDRLGLGQMVTQNREVHRTAFTITVDASEGVTTGVSASDRAVAIKLLADPHTTPDKLVQPGHIFPLRARPGGVLERAGHTEAAVDLAALAGLEPAGVICELVNDDGTMKRLPQLIEFKEKFGLKIISIEQLIAYRLKAEKLVEKVGESPFSSAYGEFTVHVFRSRLDNRHHLALTMGTLDAVTPALVRVHSANVLADVFRGRDCGTANDMLDTCLKAIAKEGRGAILYMEPLEAGASLLQKLTPGKVSEAVPVMGLRDYGIGAQILNAIGLKKIRLLSNSRRKVVGLEAYGIELVEQVIVRG, encoded by the coding sequence ATGAACTCCCCTGCTTCCCCGTTTGATTCCGTCGAAGACGCCCTTGCAGCCATCGCGGCTGGTCAGATGGTCATCGTGGCCGACGACGAGGATCGCGAAAACGAGGGTGATCTCATCATGGCCGCCTCCAAAGCCACGCCCGAGGCCATCAACATGATGGTGCGCTATGGTAGCGGCATCGTCTGTGTGCCGATGCTCGGAACAAGCCTCGACCGACTCGGGCTGGGCCAAATGGTGACGCAGAACCGCGAGGTGCATCGCACCGCGTTTACGATCACCGTGGATGCCAGCGAGGGCGTGACGACCGGGGTGAGCGCTTCTGACCGTGCGGTGGCCATTAAACTTTTGGCAGATCCGCACACCACACCCGATAAGCTGGTGCAACCAGGCCACATTTTCCCGCTGCGGGCCCGCCCGGGCGGAGTGTTGGAGCGCGCCGGCCACACCGAGGCCGCAGTCGACCTTGCAGCCCTCGCCGGGCTCGAACCGGCCGGGGTTATTTGCGAATTGGTCAACGACGACGGCACCATGAAGCGGTTGCCGCAGCTCATCGAGTTTAAGGAGAAATTCGGGCTCAAAATCATCTCCATCGAGCAACTGATCGCCTACCGCCTGAAAGCGGAAAAGCTGGTCGAGAAGGTCGGTGAGAGCCCCTTCAGCTCGGCGTACGGCGAGTTCACGGTTCACGTTTTCCGCAGCCGGTTGGACAACCGCCATCACCTCGCGTTGACGATGGGCACGTTGGACGCGGTCACACCTGCGTTGGTGCGCGTGCACAGTGCGAACGTCTTGGCCGACGTGTTTCGCGGCCGCGACTGCGGCACGGCCAACGACATGCTCGACACCTGCCTCAAGGCCATCGCCAAGGAAGGGCGCGGGGCGATCCTCTACATGGAGCCGCTCGAAGCGGGCGCGAGCCTCTTGCAGAAATTAACCCCAGGGAAAGTCAGCGAGGCGGTTCCCGTCATGGGGCTGCGCGACTATGGCATCGGTGCTCAGATTTTGAATGCAATCGGGCTTAAGAAAATCCGCCTGCTGTCCAATAGCCGCCGCAAAGTGGTGGGCCTGGAGGCCTACGGCATCGAGCTGGTCGAGCAGGTCATCGTGCGCGGCTAA
- a CDS encoding DUF475 domain-containing protein produces MISPLLCPLLAFAMPTSAEWLEAIPIILSLILIEGLLSVDNALAIAAMANHLPENQKRKALRWGIIGAYAFRGIALAGAAYIIANPWLKILGAAYLVYLMCAHFTAAGHAADDDKLNPSRVAARGFWATVASIELMDLSLSVDNVVAAVAMSPKIWVVCLGVFIGILALRFVAGACLKLLEKHPVLEHTAFLLIGYVGAILVVEIVSQQYGQPIHINAFQKFIGIVLITAASLAYSSRPGLQRGLAPIIGGLRWPMRAVSAIVGTLLAAVCWPFKAGFRAFASSGSERS; encoded by the coding sequence ATGATTAGTCCCCTACTCTGCCCGCTTCTCGCCTTCGCGATGCCCACCTCCGCCGAGTGGCTGGAGGCGATTCCGATCATCCTTTCGCTCATCTTGATCGAGGGGCTGCTGAGCGTGGACAACGCCCTGGCCATCGCCGCAATGGCCAACCACCTGCCGGAGAACCAGAAGCGCAAGGCGCTACGTTGGGGAATCATCGGCGCCTACGCCTTTCGCGGCATCGCCCTGGCCGGTGCCGCCTACATCATCGCCAACCCGTGGCTTAAAATCCTCGGCGCCGCCTACCTCGTTTACCTGATGTGCGCGCACTTCACCGCGGCAGGCCACGCTGCCGACGACGACAAGCTGAACCCATCTCGCGTTGCCGCGCGCGGCTTCTGGGCCACGGTCGCCAGTATCGAGTTAATGGATCTGAGCCTGAGTGTGGACAACGTGGTGGCCGCCGTCGCCATGAGCCCAAAAATATGGGTGGTGTGCCTCGGGGTGTTCATCGGCATTCTCGCGCTGCGCTTTGTGGCCGGAGCCTGCCTCAAACTGCTCGAAAAACATCCCGTGCTCGAACACACCGCCTTCCTGCTCATCGGCTACGTGGGCGCGATCCTCGTGGTGGAGATCGTCTCGCAGCAGTACGGCCAGCCGATCCACATCAACGCGTTTCAAAAGTTCATCGGCATCGTGCTGATCACCGCCGCTTCGCTGGCTTATTCTTCGCGCCCCGGCCTGCAACGCGGCCTCGCACCGATCATCGGCGGGTTGCGCTGGCCGATGCGTGCGGTCTCCGCGATCGTCGGCACACTCCTCGCCGCCGTCTGCTGGCCATTCAAAGCAGGATTCCGCGCCTTCGCCTCCTCCGGCAGCGAGCGCAGCTAG
- the galK gene encoding galactokinase: MKQKIAALFQQVHGREPSTITRAPGRIEFIGNHTDYNGGTVLGASIDRGVAVAIAPRTDGKRVFYSEFTGKTVTLDASVSEKQTGEASWINYPLGVIAALPAFGLKAPQGFDYVAISDLPTGAGLSSSAAIELASGLAFLAITGQHTDRETLVKIGKHAENNFVGVPCGILDQGVSGFGKGDHLVFIDCRGPRFDTVPLPKGAHFWIFNTHHKHALVDGLFAARHRECMEVAKVLGVSLLVEATSEQVEAAKDRTSADAYQRAKHVVEEIARVGQTVTALNQDDLPEVGRLLTASHRSSQHLFGNSTGELDFLVDTLTATDHVFGARLTGGGFGGAVMSLTSSAFGKEQADAVAAAYEKKYGARPDVLHMRTGAGAQQL, encoded by the coding sequence ATGAAGCAAAAGATCGCCGCCCTCTTTCAACAAGTCCACGGCCGCGAGCCGTCTACCATCACTCGTGCGCCGGGTCGCATCGAGTTCATCGGTAACCACACCGACTACAACGGTGGCACCGTTCTGGGTGCATCCATTGACCGCGGTGTGGCCGTGGCCATCGCGCCACGCACCGACGGCAAGCGGGTGTTTTACAGCGAGTTCACCGGCAAGACCGTCACCCTCGACGCCTCGGTCAGTGAGAAGCAAACCGGCGAGGCCAGCTGGATCAATTACCCGCTCGGCGTGATTGCCGCGCTGCCTGCTTTCGGGCTGAAGGCGCCCCAGGGTTTTGACTATGTGGCCATTTCCGACCTGCCCACGGGCGCCGGCCTTTCCAGCAGTGCGGCCATCGAGTTGGCTTCCGGTTTGGCTTTTCTCGCGATCACCGGCCAGCACACCGACCGCGAGACCTTGGTGAAGATCGGTAAACACGCGGAAAATAACTTCGTGGGCGTGCCCTGTGGCATCCTTGACCAAGGTGTTTCCGGCTTCGGCAAGGGCGATCACCTGGTGTTCATCGACTGCCGCGGACCGCGCTTCGACACCGTGCCGCTGCCCAAAGGCGCCCATTTCTGGATTTTCAACACGCACCATAAGCATGCGCTGGTCGATGGGTTGTTTGCTGCCCGCCACCGTGAATGCATGGAAGTCGCCAAGGTGCTGGGCGTTTCCTTGCTGGTCGAGGCAACCTCCGAACAGGTCGAGGCCGCCAAAGACCGCACGAGCGCCGATGCGTATCAACGCGCCAAACACGTGGTCGAGGAGATCGCCCGGGTGGGGCAGACGGTCACGGCGCTAAATCAGGACGATCTGCCCGAGGTGGGGCGCCTGCTGACGGCCTCGCACCGCAGCTCGCAGCACCTGTTTGGCAACAGCACCGGCGAACTGGATTTTCTGGTGGATACGCTCACGGCGACCGACCACGTGTTCGGCGCACGTTTGACCGGCGGCGGTTTTGGCGGGGCGGTCATGTCGCTGACGAGTTCTGCGTTTGGCAAAGAGCAGGCCGACGCGGTTGCGGCGGCCTACGAGAAGAAATACGGCGCGCGCCCCGACGTCCTGCACATGCGCACCGGCGCAGGCGCCCAGCAGCTCTGA